The following coding sequences lie in one Porphyromonas asaccharolytica DSM 20707 genomic window:
- the rpiB gene encoding ribose 5-phosphate isomerase B has protein sequence MKLGICSDHAGYQLKEQVKEWLAAMQIECVDYGTHSEERCDYPDYAHQLAFAVQMGTVDRGIAICGTGNGMAMTLNKYNVIRAGLAWSEDIAKLIRAHNDANVLVMPARFIETAEAERCLHAFLDTPFEGGRHKERIDKIALPSC, from the coding sequence ATGAAACTAGGTATTTGCTCTGACCACGCTGGCTATCAACTCAAAGAGCAGGTCAAGGAGTGGCTCGCCGCTATGCAGATCGAGTGTGTCGACTATGGCACTCATTCGGAAGAGCGTTGTGACTATCCAGACTATGCGCACCAGCTAGCCTTTGCGGTACAGATGGGGACGGTAGATCGTGGTATCGCTATCTGTGGCACGGGCAATGGCATGGCTATGACGCTCAATAAGTACAACGTCATCCGTGCTGGGCTCGCTTGGAGCGAGGATATTGCTAAGCTAATCCGGGCGCACAATGACGCTAATGTGCTGGTCATGCCGGCACGCTTCATAGAGACTGCAGAGGCTGAGCGCTGTCTGCATGCGTTCCTCGACACGCCCTTCGAGGGCGGTCGTCACAAGGAGCGTATCGACAAGATAGCACTACCCAGTTGCTAG
- a CDS encoding pyruvoyl-dependent arginine decarboxylase has product MSNKYYGNLIPNTFFTTKGSGESDLEKHAGSYHMALYDAGIADYNIMVYSSVLPATARLVSPDEVDMPPFGSELKTIMSVSHGIQDEFVSAGVVYAWMYKDENFDEKAGGLVCEVSGRYRIEELESRLIRVINDLHQNTYSQYYLGELNFITEGITVTKRYGTALAGLCFVDFVLPESPMKDED; this is encoded by the coding sequence ATGAGCAACAAGTACTACGGGAACTTGATCCCCAATACATTCTTCACGACAAAAGGTAGCGGTGAGTCCGACCTTGAGAAGCATGCAGGCTCCTACCACATGGCACTCTACGATGCTGGTATCGCCGACTATAATATAATGGTCTACTCCTCCGTCCTCCCAGCTACGGCTCGACTCGTATCTCCCGATGAGGTAGATATGCCTCCCTTTGGCTCAGAGCTCAAGACGATTATGTCTGTCTCGCACGGTATACAAGATGAGTTCGTCAGCGCTGGTGTCGTCTACGCCTGGATGTACAAGGATGAAAACTTCGACGAGAAGGCTGGTGGACTCGTCTGCGAGGTGAGCGGTCGCTACCGTATCGAGGAGCTAGAGTCTCGTCTGATACGTGTCATCAACGATCTGCACCAGAACACTTACAGTCAGTACTACCTTGGTGAGCTCAACTTCATCACGGAGGGTATCACGGTAACTAAGCGCTACGGTACGGCACTGGCAGGGCTTTGCTTCGTGGACTTCGTACTTCCTGAGTCTCCTATGAAGGATGAAGATTAA
- a CDS encoding DUF488 domain-containing protein: protein MNELRYKRIYQTPVEADGFRVLVDKLWPRGMKKENAEIDLWAKEIAPSDGLRRWFSHTPERYDEFKQRYRQELSENSASQEFKDLCAQKLQDHNVTLLYGAKNEKYNHAVVLKEWLAEQMPQ, encoded by the coding sequence ATGAATGAATTGAGATACAAGCGAATCTATCAAACTCCAGTTGAAGCAGATGGTTTTCGTGTTCTTGTGGACAAACTATGGCCACGAGGAATGAAAAAGGAAAATGCTGAAATTGATTTATGGGCTAAGGAGATTGCACCATCAGATGGACTTCGAAGATGGTTTTCCCATACTCCTGAAAGATATGATGAGTTTAAACAGAGATACAGACAGGAATTGTCCGAGAACTCAGCATCACAGGAGTTTAAAGATTTGTGTGCGCAGAAGTTGCAAGATCATAATGTGACCCTGCTGTATGGCGCAAAAAACGAGAAATACAATCATGCTGTTGTCTTGAAAGAATGGTTGGCAGAACAGATGCCTCAGTAA
- a CDS encoding DUF438 domain-containing protein, translating to MSEFLHNTPDERKAMLKEILLRLHQGEQPETLKRQLSTLLHAIPYQEVVAVEEELIAHGLLSTDEIQLFCDHHSEILDGAIDVSGAKEVPAGHPIDTFRAENVALGEVVAEYYALAKEVKEQHCERPLSELLLSLRSIFNRLMDVDKHYLRKEYLLFPYLEQHGVTGPPVVMWGKHDEIRKLLKSAIAVLSGETSDMASLRAHIVETFDPAVEMLDSMITKEEMILFPMTLDLLSEAEWYHIYQETPEFGYCLYDPQTVWQADVEADDLHFQYESHDAIRLSTGAFSVAELEALLIHLPIDITFVDKDDKVRFYSHSPKRVFVRNRSIIGRDVRMCHPPESVHVVETILADFKSGRQNCAKFWIGNFRGRFIYIEYTAVRDPEGNYLGVVECSQDITELRQLEGSRTLLNYD from the coding sequence ATGAGCGAATTCTTACATAACACACCTGATGAGCGCAAGGCGATGCTCAAGGAGATACTCCTGCGCTTACATCAAGGAGAACAACCCGAAACTCTAAAGCGGCAACTCTCCACACTCCTCCACGCTATTCCCTACCAAGAGGTCGTTGCCGTGGAGGAGGAGCTAATAGCTCATGGACTACTATCGACAGATGAGATACAGCTCTTTTGCGATCACCACTCGGAGATCCTAGATGGAGCTATTGATGTGAGTGGGGCTAAAGAGGTGCCTGCGGGGCATCCCATAGACACCTTTAGAGCAGAGAATGTAGCTCTAGGAGAAGTAGTCGCCGAGTACTATGCTTTGGCAAAGGAGGTCAAAGAGCAGCACTGCGAGCGTCCTCTCTCGGAACTCTTGCTAAGTCTGAGATCTATCTTCAACCGACTGATGGATGTAGACAAGCACTATCTGCGCAAAGAGTACCTCCTCTTCCCATACTTAGAGCAACATGGAGTGACTGGACCTCCTGTAGTCATGTGGGGCAAGCACGATGAGATTAGGAAGCTACTCAAGAGTGCCATAGCAGTACTCTCTGGGGAGACTTCAGATATGGCATCTCTGAGAGCTCACATCGTGGAGACCTTTGACCCCGCAGTGGAGATGCTGGACAGTATGATCACCAAAGAGGAGATGATCCTCTTCCCAATGACACTGGACCTACTGTCGGAGGCTGAGTGGTATCACATCTATCAGGAGACCCCAGAGTTTGGATACTGCCTATATGACCCACAGACTGTATGGCAAGCAGACGTGGAGGCGGACGACCTGCACTTTCAGTACGAGAGTCATGATGCTATACGGCTGTCCACTGGAGCCTTTAGCGTAGCGGAGCTAGAGGCTCTACTCATCCACCTCCCGATAGACATCACCTTTGTGGACAAAGACGATAAGGTGCGCTTCTACTCTCACAGCCCCAAGCGAGTCTTCGTACGCAATAGATCCATCATCGGTAGAGATGTGCGTATGTGTCATCCGCCCGAAAGTGTCCATGTCGTAGAGACTATCCTTGCGGACTTCAAGAGTGGTCGCCAGAATTGTGCTAAATTTTGGATTGGCAACTTCCGTGGGCGATTTATCTATATAGAGTACACGGCTGTGCGTGATCCCGAGGGTAACTATCTAGGGGTCGTCGAGTGCTCTCAGGATATTACTGAGCTACGGCAACTGGAAGGCTCTAGGACTCTTCTGAATTATGACTGA
- a CDS encoding DUF1858 domain-containing protein, with translation MTDTTPLLITPETKVGTMLDRYPELIDTLVSLSDRYRNLTNPILRKSVAPRTPLKLAAQMGGVDLALLVNTLRQAVGQPLLDLPK, from the coding sequence ATGACTGATACGACACCTCTACTCATCACCCCTGAAACCAAAGTGGGGACGATGCTGGACCGCTACCCAGAGCTCATCGATACGCTTGTATCGCTCTCGGATCGGTATAGAAATCTGACCAATCCGATACTGCGCAAGAGTGTGGCACCTCGTACTCCGCTCAAGCTCGCAGCTCAGATGGGCGGTGTGGACTTAGCCCTACTGGTTAATACGCTACGCCAAGCCGTCGGACAGCCTCTGCTTGACTTGCCAAAGTAG
- a CDS encoding bifunctional metallophosphatase/5'-nucleotidase: MRKTFNHALYSALLLLLVGSLSSCRVKQQAQPSGVSTLAVVGLNDIHANIDQLPRIAFMVDSMRAIYPNLLLLAAGDLQTGNPINDNFQPKGLPIIELMNEMRFDASALGNHEFDLGQHGLGDISHRAKFPFLSANVFPSPSYGIALKPYKIFTMPDGTRVSVVGLLQLGELGIPDSHPKNVRGVAFTQPLEEVKNYRYLAGCSDLQIALTHIGVQKDTLLAQVAPYLDLIVGGHSHTLIDHPNNLHAAVPIVQSGYKAHYISLALIQHRGGQVLSHQEMLLPADPHAGGVNEKMQRMVEGYNANPLFAEVVTTNPKPIQDKYTLGAIFADAQRWYSHADFAMQNPGGVRIGELPQGNITLKDILRLDPFGNELTVLTMTGRQLKEFFVHAWTTDNNTPAHTSGLRVDYLLDDTGVLLDCTVYPAGSDQPVDPDKLYTLATSSYVQAAYTYHTSAPDKNQGITTAEVIVQYLKSLPEMPQVDYKSRYNIRVAR, translated from the coding sequence ATGAGAAAGACCTTTAACCATGCACTTTACAGTGCGCTGCTTCTACTCCTCGTGGGGAGCCTGTCGTCTTGCCGTGTCAAGCAGCAGGCGCAGCCGAGTGGCGTGTCAACGCTTGCTGTCGTAGGGCTCAATGACATCCACGCCAACATCGACCAGTTGCCCCGCATCGCCTTTATGGTCGATAGTATGCGGGCGATCTATCCCAATCTGCTCCTACTGGCTGCGGGTGACCTACAGACGGGCAACCCAATCAACGACAACTTCCAGCCAAAGGGGCTACCGATCATCGAACTGATGAATGAGATGCGCTTTGACGCTTCGGCTCTGGGCAATCATGAGTTTGACTTGGGGCAGCACGGGTTGGGTGACATTTCGCATCGGGCTAAGTTCCCTTTCCTTTCGGCCAATGTCTTCCCCTCGCCCTCCTATGGTATTGCGCTGAAACCCTACAAGATCTTCACGATGCCTGACGGCACGAGGGTCTCTGTCGTGGGGCTGCTTCAATTGGGCGAGCTAGGCATTCCCGATTCGCACCCGAAAAATGTACGGGGCGTAGCTTTCACCCAACCACTCGAAGAGGTTAAGAACTACCGCTATCTAGCGGGCTGCTCGGATCTGCAGATAGCTCTTACGCACATTGGCGTGCAGAAGGATACGCTACTGGCGCAGGTGGCTCCTTACCTAGATCTCATCGTGGGGGGACACTCGCACACGCTCATTGATCACCCGAACAACCTGCACGCTGCGGTACCCATCGTGCAGTCTGGCTACAAGGCACACTACATCTCCCTCGCACTGATACAACATAGAGGTGGGCAGGTGCTCTCACACCAAGAGATGCTTCTCCCCGCAGATCCGCACGCTGGTGGGGTCAATGAGAAAATGCAGCGCATGGTAGAAGGCTACAATGCTAATCCGCTTTTTGCCGAAGTGGTGACGACCAATCCAAAACCTATCCAAGACAAATACACGCTGGGGGCTATCTTTGCCGATGCGCAGCGCTGGTATAGTCATGCGGACTTTGCGATGCAAAACCCTGGAGGCGTACGCATTGGTGAATTGCCCCAAGGCAATATCACGCTCAAGGATATCCTGCGTCTAGACCCCTTTGGTAATGAACTGACCGTGCTCACGATGACGGGTCGACAGCTTAAGGAGTTTTTCGTCCATGCCTGGACAACTGACAATAATACGCCAGCTCATACATCGGGGCTACGTGTGGACTATCTGCTTGATGACACAGGCGTGCTGCTGGATTGCACTGTCTATCCCGCTGGTAGCGATCAGCCAGTTGATCCTGACAAGCTCTACACGCTAGCTACTAGCTCTTATGTGCAGGCAGCCTACACCTACCATACTTCGGCTCCTGACAAGAACCAAGGCATCACGACTGCCGAGGTGATCGTCCAGTACCTTAAGTCACTTCCCGAGATGCCCCAGGTGGACTACAAGAGTCGCTACAACATCAGAGTGGCTCGCTAA
- the xseA gene encoding exodeoxyribonuclease VII large subunit has protein sequence MSSLEMQASDLVAKRYTLTELLGSLQRCIDHYYNRLYYVTGEVSGYRGRSQRGHCYFNLIDKASDPLHPELGGGELSAQISAVIWASRYNQIAQHFQQVTGQPLTDGIKILALVELKYDPRYGLQLDIQDIDPSYTLGEVARQRRETLQLLERMGLMERNKQYPMPRPLRRIAIISSPTAAGYQDFTRHLEESAVAPFIEKALFRATMQGKSAPQSIVAALERVRQHETLFDLVVIIRGGGATADLGTFDDFAVARAVAEFSLPVWSGIGHDRDESVVDLVSHRAFKTPTAVATAVIDAWCAEYTLLEEAHQRLERAWQEARQTAQTGLERLAQLLRQTTLEQLHREERQMLLLREQLSVSPHTLLRDQHALLESQRERLAGAARYLPMRYQLQWDTLLTQFRHRYASYLTAQLNQWQARQQSLQEQRKITTTQRTQIEHLAQIIRAMDPQTILQRGYAIVHHKGELVKSPSQLREGDDIELRLAKGTLSATLSQLKEP, from the coding sequence ATGTCCTCACTAGAGATGCAAGCTTCAGACCTAGTAGCCAAGCGGTACACGCTAACCGAGCTACTGGGTTCGTTGCAGCGCTGCATTGACCACTATTACAATCGGCTCTATTACGTAACGGGTGAGGTGAGTGGCTACCGTGGACGTAGCCAACGGGGGCATTGCTACTTTAACTTGATAGATAAAGCATCAGACCCGCTACATCCTGAGTTGGGTGGAGGAGAGCTATCGGCGCAGATCTCAGCTGTGATCTGGGCCAGTCGCTACAATCAGATCGCTCAGCACTTTCAGCAGGTGACGGGTCAGCCGCTCACGGACGGGATCAAGATATTGGCGCTCGTGGAGCTCAAGTATGACCCACGCTACGGGCTACAACTAGACATACAGGATATTGATCCAAGCTACACACTGGGTGAGGTGGCACGACAAAGACGTGAGACGCTCCAGCTCTTAGAGCGTATGGGGCTGATGGAGCGTAACAAGCAGTACCCGATGCCGAGACCTTTGCGACGCATCGCCATCATCTCCTCGCCAACGGCTGCCGGCTACCAAGACTTCACGAGACATCTGGAGGAGAGTGCGGTGGCTCCTTTTATAGAGAAGGCTCTCTTTCGGGCGACGATGCAGGGCAAGAGTGCTCCGCAGTCCATCGTCGCAGCACTCGAAAGGGTGCGTCAGCACGAGACGCTCTTTGACCTTGTAGTCATCATACGAGGTGGGGGTGCCACGGCTGATTTGGGTACCTTCGATGACTTTGCCGTAGCTCGTGCCGTGGCGGAGTTTTCGCTCCCTGTGTGGAGTGGTATCGGTCACGATCGGGACGAGAGCGTCGTGGACTTAGTTTCGCACAGAGCCTTCAAGACCCCTACGGCAGTGGCTACCGCTGTGATCGATGCTTGGTGTGCAGAGTACACGCTCCTCGAGGAGGCACATCAGCGACTGGAGCGCGCTTGGCAGGAGGCTAGACAGACGGCGCAAACGGGGCTAGAGCGCTTGGCTCAATTGCTCAGGCAGACAACGCTAGAGCAGCTACATCGTGAGGAGCGCCAGATGCTCTTGCTACGTGAACAGCTCTCCGTCTCTCCTCATACGCTACTGCGCGATCAGCACGCACTGCTGGAGTCGCAACGGGAGCGCCTAGCAGGTGCTGCTCGCTACTTGCCTATGCGCTATCAGCTTCAGTGGGATACGCTCTTAACCCAGTTTAGGCATCGCTATGCGAGTTACCTCACGGCTCAGCTCAACCAGTGGCAAGCTAGGCAGCAGAGCCTGCAGGAGCAGCGCAAGATTACGACCACGCAGCGCACGCAGATAGAGCATCTGGCGCAGATCATCCGAGCGATGGACCCGCAGACGATCCTGCAGCGTGGCTACGCTATCGTGCACCATAAGGGCGAGCTAGTCAAAAGCCCATCGCAGCTCCGTGAGGGCGATGACATAGAGCTACGCCTAGCTAAGGGTACGCTCTCGGCTACGCTGAGCCAATTGAAAGAACCATAA
- the ruvB gene encoding Holliday junction branch migration DNA helicase RuvB, with protein sequence MNGDPFDIREERTPPQSLSDLQQEEQLRPSYFDSFRGQGHVVDNLKVFVEAARRRDEALDHVLLYGPPGLGKTTLSHIISHELGVGMKITSGPVLEKAGDLAGLLTSLEPRDVLFIDEIHRLSHTVEEYLYSAMEDFRIDLMIDKGPGARSIQIDLNPFTLVGATTRSGLLTAPLRDRFGINLHLEYYDVDTLTDIVLRSARILEVPCEEEAARGIALRSRGTPRIANALLKRVRDFAQVKGNGVIDSDITTVALEALHIDKHGLDHTDHKLLKTIIDKFDGGPVGLTTIATAMGEDPGTIEEVYEPFLIQEGFIQRTRTGRQATRLAYAHLGRTYRQELPPEVSLFD encoded by the coding sequence ATGAACGGAGATCCATTTGATATACGCGAGGAGCGTACGCCCCCGCAGAGTTTGTCTGACCTACAGCAGGAGGAGCAGTTGCGCCCCTCCTACTTCGATAGTTTCCGAGGTCAGGGGCATGTCGTGGACAATCTGAAGGTCTTCGTCGAGGCGGCTCGTCGCCGTGACGAAGCACTCGACCACGTCCTCCTGTACGGTCCTCCCGGACTAGGCAAGACGACCCTCTCGCACATCATCTCGCATGAGCTAGGGGTCGGTATGAAGATTACTTCGGGTCCTGTGCTGGAGAAAGCGGGAGACTTAGCGGGACTGCTCACTTCTCTGGAGCCTCGTGACGTGCTTTTCATCGATGAGATCCATCGCCTGAGCCATACTGTAGAGGAGTACCTCTACTCGGCTATGGAGGACTTTCGGATCGATCTCATGATCGACAAAGGGCCAGGGGCGCGTTCCATACAGATAGACCTCAACCCCTTTACACTGGTAGGGGCGACCACGCGCAGCGGTCTGCTGACGGCTCCGCTACGAGACCGCTTTGGCATCAACCTACATCTAGAGTACTACGATGTGGATACGCTTACGGACATCGTGCTACGCTCGGCTCGCATCCTAGAGGTGCCGTGCGAGGAGGAGGCTGCTCGGGGCATTGCGCTGCGTAGTCGTGGCACGCCTCGTATCGCTAACGCGCTCCTGAAGCGTGTGCGAGACTTTGCACAGGTCAAGGGTAACGGTGTCATCGATAGCGACATTACGACGGTGGCGCTCGAAGCGCTGCACATAGATAAGCATGGGTTAGATCATACGGATCACAAGCTGCTGAAGACCATCATCGATAAGTTTGACGGAGGGCCTGTCGGACTGACCACCATAGCCACGGCAATGGGTGAAGACCCAGGCACGATCGAGGAGGTCTATGAGCCGTTTCTCATTCAGGAGGGCTTCATACAGCGGACCCGTACGGGACGGCAGGCGACACGCTTGGCGTATGCTCACTTGGGACGTACCTATCGGCAGGAGTTGCCCCCAGAGGTATCCCTTTTTGACTAA
- a CDS encoding sensor histidine kinase → MSQYNYKSKVLISAALLFIIFGGIIYFVQRASEKEIKTKALVSYLEQTADCVDSYIADYEANPQVPGRDSLSAFSNWPDQDDLRRFLSYLPHNLRFTIINLKGDVYFDNVTQGPIPENHLSRVELQQANFNGTGTSKRYSETLKEDFYYFAKQYQDQGYYIRVAIPYHIDYVNYFRSNHFFLLLIVGIFSLALLAVVFFTDQFSRSVRKLHDFVAKAQAGEEYESVTFPKSEIGELGEQLKKIFKMLEESRSRYEIEREKLIQHFASSDAGISFFSEESKFIYANSHFIQNLNTLVDTPTFIIDERILDYPELHQVKTLLADQEAHPGAAPRSTRYIIDKDGAHIEVRAQLFPDNSFEIVLTNVTKKENDRRLKHDMTNSIAHELRTPVTCARGYLETILNQPLPEEKQRYFIERTYNQMIRLSQLISDVSMITKLEEASDLYALQELTPYSVVEEVKAALEIKLQKEQMTICNRIPEQTTVQANHSLLYAVFANLTENSIRYAGAGSTIEIEQTMEDERYYYFTFADNGPGIPESESLAKIFDRFYRIDEGRSREMGGSGLGLSIVRNAIRFHGGEISAKNRPTGGLEFFFSLAKSVPDKATREG, encoded by the coding sequence ATGAGTCAGTACAACTATAAGTCCAAAGTCCTTATCTCCGCAGCTCTGCTCTTTATCATCTTTGGCGGGATTATCTACTTCGTACAGCGGGCCTCCGAAAAGGAGATCAAGACCAAAGCGCTCGTGTCATACCTTGAGCAGACCGCTGACTGTGTCGATAGTTACATTGCAGACTACGAAGCGAACCCGCAGGTGCCAGGGCGTGACTCGCTCTCAGCCTTTAGCAACTGGCCAGATCAGGACGATCTAAGACGCTTCCTATCCTACCTCCCGCACAATCTACGCTTTACGATCATCAACCTAAAGGGCGACGTCTACTTTGACAACGTCACCCAGGGGCCAATCCCTGAGAACCACCTCTCACGCGTAGAGCTACAACAAGCTAATTTCAATGGCACTGGCACCTCCAAGCGGTATAGCGAGACGCTCAAAGAAGACTTCTACTACTTTGCCAAGCAGTACCAAGATCAGGGCTACTACATACGTGTAGCCATACCCTATCATATAGACTATGTCAACTACTTTCGCTCCAATCACTTCTTCCTCCTCCTCATCGTCGGTATCTTCAGTCTAGCACTGCTGGCGGTCGTCTTCTTTACCGACCAATTCTCTCGCTCCGTGCGTAAGCTTCACGACTTTGTAGCGAAGGCACAAGCTGGTGAGGAGTACGAGTCCGTCACTTTTCCTAAGAGTGAGATCGGGGAGCTAGGAGAGCAGCTCAAGAAGATCTTTAAGATGCTCGAAGAGAGCAGAAGTCGCTATGAGATCGAGCGCGAGAAGCTCATACAGCACTTCGCCAGCTCCGACGCCGGCATATCTTTCTTTAGTGAGGAGAGCAAGTTTATCTATGCCAATAGCCACTTCATACAGAATCTCAACACCCTCGTCGACACCCCCACCTTTATCATCGATGAGCGCATCCTCGACTACCCAGAGCTTCATCAGGTCAAGACTCTTCTAGCCGACCAAGAGGCTCACCCAGGTGCCGCTCCGCGCTCCACACGATACATCATCGACAAGGATGGGGCGCATATAGAGGTGCGCGCACAGCTCTTCCCCGACAATAGCTTTGAGATCGTCCTGACCAATGTAACTAAGAAGGAAAACGATCGTCGCCTCAAGCACGACATGACCAATAGCATAGCCCACGAGCTACGCACGCCGGTCACTTGCGCCCGTGGTTACCTCGAGACAATACTCAACCAGCCACTTCCTGAGGAGAAGCAGCGCTACTTCATCGAGCGCACTTACAATCAGATGATACGTCTCTCACAGCTTATCAGCGACGTCTCTATGATCACCAAGCTGGAGGAGGCGAGCGACCTCTACGCCTTGCAGGAGCTCACCCCGTACAGTGTCGTCGAAGAGGTCAAAGCAGCCCTAGAGATCAAGCTTCAAAAGGAGCAGATGACCATCTGCAATCGAATTCCTGAGCAAACCACCGTACAGGCCAACCACTCGCTACTCTATGCTGTCTTTGCCAATCTGACGGAGAATAGCATTCGCTACGCTGGCGCTGGCAGTACCATAGAGATCGAGCAGACGATGGAGGACGAGCGATACTACTACTTCACCTTTGCCGACAACGGCCCTGGCATCCCCGAGAGCGAGAGCCTGGCTAAGATCTTCGACCGCTTCTACCGCATCGATGAGGGACGCAGTCGTGAGATGGGCGGATCGGGACTGGGACTCTCTATAGTACGAAATGCTATACGCTTCCACGGCGGTGAGATCTCCGCAAAGAACAGACCCACGGGAGGTCTCGAGTTCTTCTTCTCGCTAGCCAAGAGCGTACCCGACAAGGCAACCCGAGAGGGCTAA
- a CDS encoding response regulator transcription factor — protein MDKKKFKLLLVDDEEDLREILTFNLAGEGYQVSTAANAEEALKMPLEEYHLLILDVMMPGMSGFKLAELIRRDKKLTTPIIFLTAKGTENDLLTGFNIGADDYMAKPFSIKELQARIQAILMRSLQGGLDFEESQIEIGTLLIDLDAKQVFINGEPIDLTKKELEILILLARDPSKVFSREEILDRIWREDVFVMERTIDVHITRIRKKLRGSGIKIINRSGFGYCLVEEEAQ, from the coding sequence ATGGACAAGAAGAAGTTTAAACTCCTCCTCGTTGATGATGAGGAGGATCTCCGTGAGATACTTACCTTCAACCTTGCTGGCGAGGGATACCAAGTCTCCACAGCAGCCAACGCTGAGGAGGCACTCAAAATGCCGCTCGAGGAGTATCACCTACTCATCCTCGATGTGATGATGCCTGGCATGAGCGGCTTCAAGCTTGCTGAGCTCATACGACGGGATAAGAAGCTCACCACGCCCATCATCTTCCTCACTGCCAAGGGTACTGAAAACGATCTTCTCACGGGCTTTAACATCGGAGCCGATGACTATATGGCGAAGCCCTTCTCCATCAAAGAGCTACAAGCACGCATTCAGGCTATCCTCATGCGCTCCCTGCAGGGCGGACTAGACTTCGAAGAGAGTCAGATAGAGATCGGCACGCTCCTCATTGACCTAGATGCCAAGCAGGTCTTCATCAATGGCGAGCCTATCGATCTAACCAAGAAGGAGCTCGAGATACTCATCCTACTGGCACGCGACCCCAGCAAAGTCTTCTCACGCGAAGAGATTCTCGATCGCATATGGCGGGAAGATGTATTCGTTATGGAGCGCACCATCGACGTACATATCACCCGCATACGCAAGAAGCTACGTGGTAGCGGGATCAAGATCATCAACCGCTCAGGCTTCGGCTATTGCCTCGTCGAGGAGGAGGCACAGTAG
- a CDS encoding phosphate signaling complex PhoU family protein: MSPNMDHHVVLIKEDFNVLNKVIARQVEIIQQLLSGIVEPDDYEHIEMNETIIDSLEVKIRSEVINGIVLYTPRASEARRMFALHDMTSYLERIGDLLLNVANFTRTIDSSNGLYLQYTETLQEMLSETYQMVTDAVTSFFAGDSDLSRRVISRDTHIDDLHYQINDSLPQALLDSELSPDVDSIQASLAISSIAYNLERIGDNATNIAEAAIFHSEGKNLLHAKNQKVEIPTEQELENYGQEEV; this comes from the coding sequence ATGTCACCCAATATGGATCACCACGTCGTCCTGATCAAGGAAGACTTCAACGTACTCAACAAAGTGATCGCTCGCCAAGTAGAGATCATACAGCAGCTCCTCAGCGGGATCGTCGAGCCTGACGACTACGAGCACATCGAGATGAATGAGACGATCATAGATAGCCTAGAGGTCAAGATAAGGAGCGAGGTCATCAACGGGATCGTACTCTATACCCCTCGTGCCTCTGAGGCCAGACGTATGTTTGCCCTACACGATATGACCAGCTACCTAGAGCGCATAGGTGATCTGCTGCTCAATGTAGCCAACTTCACCCGTACGATCGACTCTAGTAATGGACTCTACCTTCAGTACACTGAGACGCTACAGGAGATGCTCTCGGAGACTTATCAGATGGTCACCGACGCGGTCACCTCGTTCTTTGCCGGAGACTCAGACCTCTCACGACGAGTCATCAGTCGAGATACACATATAGACGATCTACACTATCAGATCAATGACTCACTGCCTCAAGCACTCCTAGACTCGGAGCTAAGCCCCGATGTAGACTCCATACAGGCTTCACTAGCGATCAGCAGCATAGCCTACAATCTAGAGCGCATCGGAGACAATGCGACAAACATTGCCGAGGCTGCTATCTTCCATTCAGAAGGCAAGAACCTGCTGCACGCTAAGAATCAAAAAGTAGAGATCCCCACCGAACAAGAGCTAGAGAACTATGGACAAGAAGAAGTTTAA